A part of Pseudoalteromonas arctica A 37-1-2 genomic DNA contains:
- a CDS encoding RidA family protein yields MNKAFISTDKAPAAIGTYSQAVKVGTAVYLSGQIPLVPETMEMISEDFSEQTHQVFKNIAAVCEEAGGKIHDLVKINIYLTDLSNFATVNEVMSQYFKQPYPARAALGVRALPKGAQVEIDGIMELPSTN; encoded by the coding sequence ATGAATAAAGCATTTATCTCTACCGACAAAGCACCTGCAGCTATTGGCACTTACAGCCAAGCAGTTAAAGTAGGTACTGCTGTTTATTTATCTGGTCAAATTCCATTAGTTCCAGAAACGATGGAAATGATTTCAGAAGATTTTAGCGAGCAAACGCATCAAGTATTTAAAAATATTGCTGCGGTATGTGAAGAAGCAGGCGGAAAAATTCACGATTTAGTTAAAATCAATATTTACCTAACTGATCTATCTAACTTCGCCACTGTAAATGAGGTGATGAGCCAATACTTTAAACAACCTTACCCAGCTAGAGCTGCATTAGGTGTTCGTGCACTACCAAAGGGTGCACAAGTTGAAATAGACGGAATAATGGAATTACCTTCTACCAATTAA
- the spoT gene encoding bifunctional GTP diphosphokinase/guanosine-3',5'-bis pyrophosphate 3'-pyrophosphohydrolase — MYLFEGLKKKISEYLPAADVELVQKSYVVAREAHEGQTRSSGEPYITHPVEVTQILAGMHLDHETLMAALMHDVIEDTDFSQQDLAEIFGETVAELVEGVSKLDKLSFKDKKEFQAENYRKMIMAMTQDIRVILIKLADRTHNMRTLGALRPDKRRRIARETLEIYAPIANRLGIHDIKNELEDLGFQALYPMRHRALKSEVAKARGNRKEVITNIQHEIEARLEESGIKATVSGREKHLYSIYKKMLNKELLFNEVMDIYAFRIAVDSMDTCYRVLGVAHSLYKPIETRFKDYIAVPKTNGYQSLHTSLVGPHGIPVEIQIRTHDMDQMADKGVAAHWMYKKSGDGAGNTSQQRARQWMQSLLELQQSAGSSFEFIENVKTELFPEEIYVFTPDGRIVELPMGATAVDFAYAVHTDVGNTCVGARVNRKPHPLSRPLDTGQTIEIITSSGAHPNATWLNFIVTGKARLGVRNYLRSQHHEEAMLLGRRLLDSALGENKLDSIADENIARVLEEHELTTLLELLVEIGSGNLMSMLIAKRLLQNDNDDLTDITSQAKATIIGTEGMLVNYSKCCRPVPGDAITAHISQGKGLTVHRQECKNIRGWENERSKYLVVKWDDNPEKEYIAALRVEIINHQGALAKLTNVVATTQANIVEIATDEKESNLYVIDLGVTVKNRIHVANIMRRIRVMPDVQKVYRKK, encoded by the coding sequence TTCTTGCAGGCATGCATCTTGACCATGAAACGCTCATGGCCGCGCTAATGCATGATGTAATTGAAGATACTGATTTTAGCCAACAAGATTTAGCCGAAATTTTTGGCGAAACTGTGGCAGAACTCGTTGAAGGTGTAAGTAAGCTCGATAAGCTCAGCTTTAAAGATAAAAAAGAATTCCAAGCTGAAAACTACCGCAAAATGATTATGGCAATGACTCAGGATATTCGAGTTATTTTAATCAAGCTTGCTGATAGAACGCACAATATGCGTACTTTAGGGGCACTGCGCCCAGATAAGCGCCGCAGAATAGCACGTGAAACGCTTGAGATTTACGCGCCAATAGCAAACCGCTTAGGTATTCACGATATTAAAAATGAGCTTGAAGACTTAGGTTTTCAAGCTTTATATCCTATGCGTCATCGCGCACTTAAATCTGAAGTAGCTAAAGCACGTGGTAATCGCAAAGAAGTTATCACTAATATCCAACATGAAATAGAAGCACGTCTTGAAGAGTCAGGCATTAAAGCGACTGTGTCAGGCCGTGAGAAACATTTATATAGTATTTATAAAAAAATGCTTAATAAAGAACTGCTATTTAACGAAGTTATGGATATTTACGCGTTTAGAATTGCAGTTGATTCTATGGATACGTGTTATCGCGTATTAGGTGTGGCTCATAGTCTTTATAAGCCTATAGAAACACGCTTTAAAGACTATATTGCAGTGCCTAAAACTAATGGTTACCAATCGCTTCATACTTCATTAGTTGGCCCACACGGAATACCTGTTGAGATTCAAATTCGTACTCACGATATGGATCAGATGGCCGACAAAGGTGTAGCGGCGCACTGGATGTATAAAAAATCAGGTGATGGTGCCGGTAATACTTCGCAGCAACGTGCTCGCCAATGGATGCAAAGCTTATTAGAGCTTCAGCAAAGTGCGGGTTCATCGTTTGAATTTATTGAAAACGTAAAAACTGAGCTATTCCCAGAAGAAATTTACGTATTTACACCTGATGGTCGTATTGTTGAGCTACCAATGGGCGCTACCGCAGTCGATTTTGCGTATGCTGTTCATACTGATGTAGGCAACACTTGTGTAGGCGCTCGCGTTAATCGCAAGCCACATCCTTTAAGTAGGCCATTAGATACAGGGCAAACCATAGAGATAATAACAAGCTCAGGTGCCCACCCTAATGCAACATGGCTAAACTTTATTGTTACTGGTAAAGCACGCTTAGGTGTTCGTAATTACCTTAGAAGCCAGCATCATGAAGAGGCTATGCTTTTAGGGCGTCGTTTACTTGATTCGGCATTAGGCGAAAACAAACTAGATAGCATTGCTGATGAAAATATAGCGAGAGTACTTGAAGAGCACGAACTAACTACGCTTCTTGAATTACTTGTAGAAATTGGCTCTGGTAACTTAATGAGTATGTTAATTGCCAAGCGCTTATTGCAAAATGACAATGACGATTTAACTGATATAACAAGCCAAGCTAAAGCGACCATTATTGGTACTGAAGGCATGTTAGTGAATTACTCTAAGTGTTGCCGACCTGTACCAGGCGATGCCATTACGGCTCATATAAGCCAAGGTAAGGGCCTGACCGTTCACCGCCAAGAATGTAAAAATATTCGTGGTTGGGAAAATGAGCGTTCTAAATACTTAGTTGTAAAATGGGACGATAACCCAGAAAAAGAATATATTGCAGCTCTGAGAGTTGAAATTATTAACCATCAAGGCGCGTTAGCTAAGCTAACCAATGTTGTCGCTACAACCCAAGCCAATATTGTCGAAATTGCCACCGATGAAAAAGAAAGTAATTTATACGTGATAGATTTAGGGGTTACCGTTAAAAACCGTATCCACGTTGCTAACATTATGCGCCGCATTCGCGTTATGCCTGATGTACAAAAAGTCTATCGTAAAAAATAA